The sequence below is a genomic window from Synechococcus sp. PCC 7335.
CAGCATCACTGAAGTTAGCTAACCGTGACGTTGAGGCGAGTAATTAAAGAGAAAACCTTTCTTTTTGACTACTCGCTTTTTTTTCGTGCGATCGCCTAAAAATTCCATCTTTGCTGCCCTTAAAACGCTGCTGTTGACTGCTTTTATTCCCCTTTCATTAAACATACTTAGGAGACCCCCATGTCAGATGCGTATACTTATGAACTTTGGCCCACTAGCACCAAAGAAGAGATCGAGACGATCATTCGTGCTGTTTACAAACAGGTTCTAGGTAATCCTCACGTAATGGAGAGCGAACGCCTGACTACCGCAGAATCACAACTATTCGACAAATCTATGACTGTGCGCGAATTCGTCCGCGCCGTTGCTAAATCGGACTTCTACAAGTCTCGCTACTTCGAGAATTGTGGTCCTTACCGCTCTACCGAGCTAAACTTCCAACACATTCTGGGTCGCGCCCCCGAATCTCAAGCAGAAACTTCCGAACACATTCGCCGCTGCGCTGAAGAAGGCTTTGATGCTGATATCGATTCCTATGTTGACAGCGAGGAATATCAGCAGGCTTTTGGCGAAAACATTGTTCCTTTTCAGCGTGACAAAAGTGAAGTTGGTCGCAAGCAAGTGGTCTACAATCGCAACTTCGCTGTTAATCGCGGTCCGGCTCAAGTCAGCAGCGCCGTCACCGATTCTCAGCTGGTGTACGCCGTTGCTACTAACAGTCCCAACAAGATCACCACAGCTAGAGCAACGCCGGGTTCTGTTACCGAGAAGCGCTTCAAAATTAAAACAACAGGCGCTAAGTTTGACCGGCCTCGTCGCGTCAGCATAGACGAATACATCGTTTCTGCCACTAAGATGACGCCTCAAATTCAACGCATCCAGCGTAGCGGTGCCAAGATTGTCAGCATCACTGAAATTAAGTAGCTGCTAACAAAACTAGGCATTTCAAGGCGACTGTTTGATACTTCAGCGTCTAAAAGCACGTCCGCAAAAGAGCTAAAAGCAGAGCAAAAATAGCCGAAGGAGATTACCCTTTTTCTATGAGAGTACTCTTCTAAATTGCTGTTGACCGCTGAGCTTCTAGCTCTTTTTCTATAGCTTTCACCACTTAGCTCTACACATTTTCTAAGGCTGAAACCCTTGATGCATGAAGCGCTAAATGGTCAGCAATGACCGTAGGCTTTGCCTTCTCGCAGAGTATGCATCCGGCCATTGCTATATCTTGAAATCCATAGTGTTAAGTTGCTTGTAGAACTTAAACATTTTCTCATTTACGGATCCAGCATCCGGTTAGCTGATATTAAGAGCCGTGCGGTATACGGCTTTGCACTTCATGCCATTACCGGAGAAACCGTTATGTCGATTTGGGTAACAAGTCCAGAACCTGTTGAGCTGCGTTCAAATGCCTCAGAAGATGATCTGGAGACTATCATTCAAGCCGCGTACAAGCAGGTGCTGGGCAATCACCACATTATGGAAAGCCAGCGTTTAGAAAGTGCCGAATCACTTTTACGTAACGGAGATATCACCGTTCGCGGATTTGTACGCGCCGTCGCCAAGTCTGACCTATATCGCAGCTTGTTCTTTGAAGCCTCTTCCGCCTACACCTTTATCGAAAAGAACTTTCAAAATCTACTAGGCCGTGCGCCTGAAGATCAAAGCGAAATTTCTGCCCATACCGCTATCTATTCAACCAGGGGGTATGAAGGTGAAATCGATTCCTATCTTGACAGTGACGAATATTGGCAAAACTTTGGCGGAAACACAGTCCCTTTCTTGCGCGGCCAAAACACCGAAATGGGGATGAAAAACGTCCGCTACAACCGAACGCTAGTCCTAGCAGGGGGCAACGCTTCGAACAAATCTGGTAGCAAATCTAGGCTCACTAGCGATCTTGCCTCTAACCTCTCGACCAAAATCAGAGCGCCCAAAGGCATCGGTCTAGGGAAAACTGGCCGAAACGGTCGCTTCCGAATTATAGTCTCAGGGGCCAACACTGGCGGCAGCCGTACCCCACGCAGCAGTGCCACCTACGAGATTGGCTACAACCAGCTACAGAATAAGATCCGCACCATTCAAAGGTTCGGCGGCAAAATTCTCAGCATTGAGCCTGTATAGGTCTTTTTGAATGTCTTTTTGAATATAGAGCTACGGCTAGAAAGTATTGGAATCATTAAACACTAGCGGTAGCTTTCATTTTATCGTCTGTCTTTATTCGAACAAGTGGAGATGAAAACATGACTGGTATGAAAGTTCCCGTCAGTTCTAGCGTCAGCAGCTACGACAGTCGCACAGTCACCATTGAGGTCACAGGTGTCCGTCAGCAGTCAGTCCTAAAGACCGGAAGTTATCAGGTGCATGTGCCCTACGGCCAAATGTCCCAAGCCTTGCAGACCATCCACAAACAGGGCGGCAAAGTAGCCTCTGTTCAGCTGATGAACAACCCACCCGCTACCGCAACCCAGATAGAATCCGACAGCGCCGCTGACATCGACGATTCGGGAGCTAACACTGAGCCCGAAGCCAAAAAACCGAAACACAAGCGCGGTTAGAAGCTAGCATTAGCCTTTAACCTGTTAATAGGGCCAAAGTCGTATTAGTCCCTACGCCTTTGACCCTTATTTAGCGTCAGGACTGCTGCTTTGACACAGTTGAAATATGGACATAGACACCTTTGTAGCGCGATCTTTGGGTCAGTGGAAATCACAGCGTAGCGCTCACCATCTGGCCTTTGCCCATTTTGAAGAGATCCGCTCGATGATTAATATCGAAGGATTAGAGAAAGGCGCTCCAGCAGTGATTGCGCTGTGTGAGAGTCAGGGCGTTGACCCTAAGAAAATTGCCACGCCATTCAAGATGAGCTGGGAAGGTGAAACAGACTGGAATGAAGACGATGTCTTGGCTGGGCAAACGATTCTAGTACCGGTGCCAAACCTAGATGGGACTAATAGCGGTCAGCTCCTACGTGATCAAGGCTATGCCGAAACGATTCCAGCAGCTGGTCGCTATGTGATTCATCCAGATGAAACTTTTGTGCTAACTACTGGCTATGATCGCGCCGCTGCTGAAGAAAAAATTTGGTTTGCCAACGACAACCTTCGCTTTCGAGTCTCCCTGATCAAAACTAGCAACGGCAAAGGCGTTACTACCGCCTCCCTCTCTTCAGAAGTTCGGATCTCTACGAGCTAGCTATTACAAGGTAGCTATTAAAACATAACTGGCTATCAAAGAGAGCACCAGGAGAAGGGTTCGTCGATAGTAATCATTTCCTCTTTTTTCCTCAAAGCCCATAATTTATTCGGCTTTCACTTTGACTATTCTTTTGCACATTTCTTCGACTTTCTGATCGACCCCTACGCTTAGCTAGTTGTCTTCGATTCTGCCTTCCACTTCAGTTCTCTGCTATGACTGCGCCTATGGCCGTTCCTAACTCAATAAGTTCAGATCTAGTCACGCTATCGACTTGGATGGCCGGAGACTTCAGCAACTTCAAACAGGCCGACGCTGCGCTGACTGATTTTGCCCACATCCGTATATTCTTTCGCCCACTGCCTTATGAGTTCTTTGAAACATTAGGCCTTCCAGGAGGCATAGGATTCTATTCCGAGCAGGTTTACGATTACGATCTTTGGAGTCCTTACCGTCAGGGCCTACATCGTGTTGTCCCCAAAGAGGATCATATCTACATCGAAAACTATGGCTTTCAAGACGGCGTGCCTTACGCCGGGGCGGGCCACAACGCAGACATCTTGAAGACCATTCCAGCTAGCTGCGCGCTGCGACGGAAGGGATGCTCAATGGTCTTTCACCGGG
It includes:
- a CDS encoding chromophore lyase CpcT/CpeT, with the protein product MTAPMAVPNSISSDLVTLSTWMAGDFSNFKQADAALTDFAHIRIFFRPLPYEFFETLGLPGGIGFYSEQVYDYDLWSPYRQGLHRVVPKEDHIYIENYGFQDGVPYAGAGHNADILKTIPASCALRRKGCSMVFHREGEMFVGGVEAGNNCRIPRKGRWTYLVSRVELTDSTWVSLDQGMDIETNEHVWGSTEGALRFEKRESFADELPLGRL
- a CDS encoding phycobilisome linker polypeptide, whose translation is MTGMKVPVSSSVSSYDSRTVTIEVTGVRQQSVLKTGSYQVHVPYGQMSQALQTIHKQGGKVASVQLMNNPPATATQIESDSAADIDDSGANTEPEAKKPKHKRG
- a CDS encoding phycobilisome rod-core linker polypeptide, which gives rise to MSDAYTYELWPTSTKEEIETIIRAVYKQVLGNPHVMESERLTTAESQLFDKSMTVREFVRAVAKSDFYKSRYFENCGPYRSTELNFQHILGRAPESQAETSEHIRRCAEEGFDADIDSYVDSEEYQQAFGENIVPFQRDKSEVGRKQVVYNRNFAVNRGPAQVSSAVTDSQLVYAVATNSPNKITTARATPGSVTEKRFKIKTTGAKFDRPRRVSIDEYIVSATKMTPQIQRIQRSGAKIVSITEIK
- a CDS encoding phycobilisome rod-core linker polypeptide, with the protein product MSIWVTSPEPVELRSNASEDDLETIIQAAYKQVLGNHHIMESQRLESAESLLRNGDITVRGFVRAVAKSDLYRSLFFEASSAYTFIEKNFQNLLGRAPEDQSEISAHTAIYSTRGYEGEIDSYLDSDEYWQNFGGNTVPFLRGQNTEMGMKNVRYNRTLVLAGGNASNKSGSKSRLTSDLASNLSTKIRAPKGIGLGKTGRNGRFRIIVSGANTGGSRTPRSSATYEIGYNQLQNKIRTIQRFGGKILSIEPV
- a CDS encoding phycobiliprotein lyase produces the protein MDIDTFVARSLGQWKSQRSAHHLAFAHFEEIRSMINIEGLEKGAPAVIALCESQGVDPKKIATPFKMSWEGETDWNEDDVLAGQTILVPVPNLDGTNSGQLLRDQGYAETIPAAGRYVIHPDETFVLTTGYDRAAAEEKIWFANDNLRFRVSLIKTSNGKGVTTASLSSEVRISTS